The following proteins come from a genomic window of Aspergillus luchuensis IFO 4308 DNA, chromosome 3, nearly complete sequence:
- a CDS encoding uncharacterized protein (SECRETED:SignalP(1-24)) has protein sequence MYPKTPSVTCMVLTFLTFSSLTLAYPVSTSKDVVSRAVSSRSPDPRMIPQADTPDDENSDLIDTLFDSIGLHDLTKLNHWKSDNEPAKSDQPDVIDDSNSPTKTVTSQNNDVDQDDDKATDNGKDTKKNSKGNTLPNPASDASGFAKALMQKIQDAVKDALDSSDEHTLH, from the exons ATGTACCCTAAGACGCCATCAGTGACCTGCATGGTCCTCACATTCctcaccttctcttctctcacCCTCGCATATCCTGTATCTACATCGAAGGACGTTGTATCGAGAGCGGTGAGTTCGAGATCTCCTGACCCG CGAATGATCCCTCAAGCCGATACCCCCGACGACGAGAACAGCGATCTTATCGACACCCTTTTCGACTCTATCGGACTTCATGACTTGACCAAGCTCAACCACTGGAAGTCAGACAATGAGCCTGCTAAGTCTGATCAGCCTGATGTCATTGATGACAGCAACAGCCCTACAAAGACCGTGACCAGCCAAAACAACGATGTCGATCAAGATGATGACAAGGCGACGGATAATGGGAAGGATACCAAGAAG AACAGTAAGGGTAACACCCTTCCGAACCCTGCCTCGGACGCTTCAGGGTTCGCGAAGGCCTTGATGCAGAAGATACAGGACGCTGTCAAGGATGCTCTGGATAGCAGCGACGAGCACACGCTTCACTGA